From the genome of Salvelinus fontinalis isolate EN_2023a chromosome 20, ASM2944872v1, whole genome shotgun sequence, one region includes:
- the rsph3 gene encoding radial spoke head protein 3 homolog, whose product MTSVLQPQKEAPNGTYTFASRPRPVQNRTKYREPVAEQSDGQSNYGNIMYDRRVVRGNTYAQHILPVAAQPDPIEVQRQQDSRRRSVARKRAMEQFRPRTPEALEGRKHIDVQTELYLEELNDRREDTSVECQTDAFLDKPATPLFIPAKSGKDVATQIEEGELFDFDMEVCPVLEVLVGKTVEQALLEVMEEEELASLRAQQRAFEELRNAELVEVQRLEEQERRHREEKERRITQQREVLKKEMETADKIAARAFAQHYLADLLPSVYTTLREHGYFYDPVERDIETGFLPWLMAHVSNTLEKRYVARAVLDMLIHDVTQKRLELFQQMQPHDHSTQ is encoded by the exons ATGACATCCGTTTTACAGCCTCAAAAGGAGGCTCCAAACGGGACTTACACATTCGCCAGTCGCCCAAGACCTGTTCAAAACCGCACAAAATACAGAGAGCCCGTCGCGGAGCA AAGTGATGGACAAAGCAATTATGGAAACATCATGTATGACCGACGTGTTGTCAGGGGAAACACATATGCCCAGCACATCCTACCAGTG GCAGCTCAGCCTGACCCTATTGAGGTCCAGAGACAGCAGGATTCCAGAAGGAGATCGGTCGCTCGGAAGCGTGCCATGGAGCAGTTCAGGCCCAGGACTCCAGAGGCTCTGGAGGGAAGGAAGCACATAGATGTACAGACAG AGCTTTATCTTGAGGAGCTGAATGATCGCAGAGAGGACACCAGCGTCGAGTGCCAGACCGATGCCTTCCTGGACAAACCGGCCACCCCCCTCTTCATTCCTGCCAAGTCCGGTAAAGATGTGGCCACacagatagaggagggagag CTGTTTGACTTTGACATGGAGGTGTGCCCGGTGTTGGAGGTGCTGGTGGGGAAGACTGTGGAGCAGGCCCTGCTGGAggtcatggaggaggaggagttggccAGTCTGCGGGCACAGCAGCGTGCCTTCGAGGAGCTCCGCAACGCCGAGCTGGTGGAGGTGCAGCGGCTGGAGGAGCAAGAGAGACGCCACCGTGAGGAGAAG GAGCGTCGGATCACCCAGCAGCGAGAGGTGCTgaagaaggagatggagactgcGGACAAGATTGCGGCGAGAGCGTTTGCCCAGCACTACCTGGCCGACCTGCTCCCCTCGGTCTACACCACGCTGAGGGAACACGGCTACTTCTACGACCCTGTGGAGAGAG ATATTGAGACTGGCTTCCTCCCGTGGCTGATGGCTCATGTCAGTAACACTTTGGAGAAGAGATATGTGGCAAGAGCAGTGCTGGACA TGCTTATCCATGATGTCACCCAGAAGAGGCTGGAGCTGTTCCAGCAGATGCAGCCCCACGACCACTCCACCCAATGA
- the tagapb gene encoding T cell activation RhoGTPase activating protein b → MKVLSNSITAKTLTGSGMDPFIEFPLDGGTKIPTLPRELCNAKATQPIEKCSNSKRSISILRKLKRSSTLNSMSSCPDTDSKSQLFGQPLSKICPEDGMLPKPITEILVLLWKKGPSTEGVFRTTCNSKTLKVIREQLNSGTEVEMDALPVVLLVGLLKCFLNELPGRLLVSELFETWMKTLEIEDVHQSGLRLKRVVDKLPGPNILLLRNLLCVFHHITKSRHNMMDANNLAVCIAPTLLRKDDMSLDVQTVDKVVKLTRFLIEHCSEIFGQDILSLLGDPDEDSSESVSSQRHDSAYDSTDPDSEGDSMGSMQGEGESGSSSSSLLSACGMERGTVPSCPTNASFHTFTNKTPFNRRCSEPIIFPSNEKRNLARSHDDFSVEARDFEEQPLKKQISNDSFLLPGHGAATRPAATLSLLKLGGSHPSCSSTCSLESTTSNASEGSVFTSSPLASPGCPRRAQSKHPRADTVEVAKRRTQSMKMNSKAPMTTKSLGTFARISLKKGHIQKEKPFPCGTLQEDSQSEAEAPLRQKYPLSAMEPFQQVDSRLPSQPPSYEQAVQSVAQLTLSHYGSMTVKAAAATLSRNSRPASMNANFMYSCTVNQYTDCFSQGTDSDDVTAVQQHSGGFRQRAMSESVSRARHETMSHHEAVSRRCSQPVFQEYSYAKESYV, encoded by the exons ATGAAGGTGCTGAGCAACAGTATCACA GCTAAAACTCTAACAGGAAGTGGCATGGACCCGTTTATCGAGTTTCCCCTTGAT GGCGGCACAAAGATCCCCACACTGCCCAGGGAGTTGTGTAATGCAAAAGCAACGCAGCCCATTG AAAAGTGCAGCAACAGTAAGAGAAGCATCAGCATCTTGAGGAAATTGAAGAGGAGTTCCACCCTCAACAGCATGTCCTCCTGTCCAGACACAGACTCCAAGAGCCAACTGTTTGGACAGCCTCTCTCCAAGATCTGCCCAGAGGATGGGATGCTTCCCAAGCCCATCACA GAGATATTGGTGCTTCTGTGGAAGAAAGGCCCCTCCACAGAGGGGGTGTTCAGGACGACATGCAACAGTAAGACCCTGAAGGTCATCAGGGAGCAGCTCAACAGTGGGACGGAGGTGGAGATGGATGCCCTGCCCGTGGTTCTCCTGGTGGGTCTACTCAAG TGTTTTCTGAACGAGCTCCCGGGACGCCTGCTAGTGTCGGAGCTGTTTGAGACCTGGATGAAGACCCTGGAGATTGAGGATGTCCACCAGAGCGGCTTGCGGCTCAAGAG ggtGGTTGACAAGCTACCAGGGCCTAACATCCTGCTGCTGCGGAACCTTCTGTGTGTGTTCCACCACATCACAAAGAGCAGGCACAACATGATGGACGCCAATAATTTGGCGGTGTGCATCGCTCCCACTCTGCTGCGGAAGGACGACATGTCCTTAGACGTGCAGACCGTGGACAAG GTGGTAAAGCTGACAAGGTTCCTGATAGAGCATTGCAGTGAGATCTTTGGACAAGACATCCTGAGCCTTTTGGGGGATCCCGATGAAGATAGCTCAG AATCTGTGTCTTCACAGCGGCACGACTCTGCGTATGACAGCACCGACCCGGACTCTGAGGGGGACAGCATGGGGTCCatgcagggagagggggaaagtgGCAGCtcgtcctcatctctcctctccgcGTGCGGGATGGAACGTGGCACTGTCCCCTCCTGCCCTACCAACGCCAGCTTCCACACCTTCACCAACAAGACGCCCTTTAACCGCCGCTGCTCAGAGCCAATCATCTTCCCCTCTAATGAGAAAAGGAACCTGGCCCGTAGCCATGATGACTTCTCCGTGGAGGCCCGGGACTTTGAGGAGCAGCCACTCAAAAAGCAGATCTCTAATGACTCCTTCCTGCTCCCGGGGCATGGTGCCGCTACCAGGCCTGCTGCTACGCTGTCCCTTCTCAAACTCGGTGGCAGCCATCCGTCATGCTCGTCCACCTGTTCCCTGGAGAGCACCACCTCCAACGCATCGGAGGGCTCTGTGTTTACCAGCTCGCCGCTGGCCTCCCCGGGCTGCCCACGCAGGGCCCAGTCAAAACATCCGAGGGCAGACACGGTGGAAGTGGCCAAGCGACGCACCCAGTCCATGAAGATGAACAGCAAAGCCCCGATGACGACCAAGAGCCTGGGAACCTTCGCCCGAATCAGTCTGAAGAAAGGCCACATCCAGAAGGAGAAACCTTTCCCCTGTGGAACCCTCCAGGAGGACTCCCAGAGTGAGGCCGAGGCCCCTCTCAGACAGAAGTATCCCCTGTCTGCCATGGAGCCCTTCCAGCAGGTGGATAGCAGACTCCCATCGCAGCCCCCCTCGTACGAGCAGGCAGTCCAGAGTGTGGCTCAGCTCACCCTGTCACATTACGGCTCCATGACTGTCAAAGCCGCAGCCGCCACTCTTAGCAGGAATTCCCGCCCAGCCTCTATGAACGCAAACTTCATGTACTCCTGTACCGTCAATCAATACACAGACTGCTTCTCTCAGGGGACAGACAGTGATGATGTCACAGCAGTCCAACAACATTCCGGCGGGTTCCGCCAGCGAGCGATGTCTGAGTCTGTGTCGAGAGCACGCCATGAGACCATGTCACACCATGAGGCTGTGTCACGGAGGTGCAGCCAGCCCGTGTTCCAGGAGTATTCTTACGCCAAGGAGTCCTACGTTTAA